Proteins from a genomic interval of Tenacibaculum sp. SZ-18:
- a CDS encoding cryptochrome/photolyase family protein: MDKISIFWFRRDLRLNDNHGLFEALNNNKTVLPIFIFDKNILDKLPKNDARVNFIHTQLLKINLQLKEVNSSLHVFYGNPIDIYQELLKKYDIISVYTNRDYEPYASERDQAILELLDKNNISFKSFKDQVIFEEKEITKDDGNPYKVYTPYSKKWLSTFTPEHSKPYTSEKLLDNFVKIDNQEIMSLDEMGFENSTIQIPDYKISTTLINEYEAKRNFPAINATSKLGIHLRFGTISVREAVNKSLKSDNITFLKELIWREFFMQILWHFPHTITKAFKPKYDNIEWRNNKEDFKNWCEGKTGYPLVDAGMRELNKTGFMHNRVRMLVGSFLCKHLLIDWRLGEAYFAEKLLDFELSSNIGNWQWVAGCGVDASPYFRIFNPTTQIQKFDKQLEYIKKWVPEFQELTYPAQIVDHKFARERCLETYKKALD, encoded by the coding sequence ATGGATAAAATATCAATTTTTTGGTTTAGAAGAGATTTAAGGCTCAATGACAATCACGGATTATTCGAAGCTCTGAACAATAACAAAACAGTCCTACCAATATTTATTTTTGATAAAAACATACTCGACAAACTTCCTAAAAACGATGCTCGAGTAAATTTTATTCACACACAGCTACTTAAAATAAATCTTCAATTAAAAGAAGTAAACAGTTCACTTCATGTTTTTTATGGAAATCCTATAGACATATACCAAGAATTACTAAAAAAATACGATATCATTTCCGTGTACACAAATCGTGATTATGAACCATATGCTTCTGAACGTGATCAAGCCATTCTTGAATTATTAGACAAAAACAATATATCATTCAAATCTTTTAAAGATCAAGTAATTTTTGAAGAAAAAGAAATCACTAAAGATGATGGAAATCCATATAAAGTGTATACTCCTTATTCCAAAAAGTGGTTAAGTACATTTACTCCCGAGCACTCAAAACCATATACTTCAGAAAAACTACTGGATAATTTCGTTAAAATCGACAATCAGGAAATTATGAGCCTAGATGAAATGGGGTTTGAAAATTCAACAATACAAATTCCAGATTACAAAATATCAACTACTCTAATTAATGAATACGAAGCTAAACGAAATTTTCCCGCTATCAATGCTACATCTAAATTGGGAATTCATCTTAGATTTGGAACAATATCTGTGAGAGAAGCGGTTAATAAATCTCTAAAAAGCGACAACATTACCTTTTTAAAGGAATTAATATGGCGTGAATTCTTCATGCAAATTCTTTGGCATTTCCCACATACAATTACAAAAGCTTTCAAGCCTAAGTATGACAATATCGAATGGCGAAACAACAAAGAAGATTTCAAAAATTGGTGCGAAGGTAAAACTGGATACCCTCTTGTAGATGCAGGTATGAGAGAGTTAAATAAGACAGGATTCATGCATAACCGAGTAAGAATGCTGGTTGGTAGCTTTTTGTGCAAACATTTACTTATTGACTGGAGGTTAGGAGAAGCCTATTTCGCTGAAAAACTTTTAGATTTTGAGCTATCTAGTAATATAGGAAATTGGCAATGGGTAGCTGGTTGTGGTGTTGATGCTTCTCCATATTTTAGAATCTTCAACCCAACAACACAAATACAAAAATTCGATAAGCAATTAGAATATATTAAAAAGTGGGTACCTGAATTTCAAGAATTAACATACCCTGCACAAATAGTCGATCATAAATTTGCAAGAGAACGTTG
- a CDS encoding SRPBCC family protein produces MKIYRLHKKQNLPITVDEAWEFLSSPKNLKTITPDYMSFKILSGAEKPMYPGQIIQYIVTPVLGIKTKWVTEITHVMDKKYFVDEQRYGPYALWHHKHFIHPIKGGVEMEDIIDYKIPLGFLGRLAHPLLVKPKLDEIFEYRQKKLIELFGEFNG; encoded by the coding sequence ATGAAAATCTACCGTCTTCACAAAAAACAAAACTTACCGATAACAGTCGATGAAGCATGGGAATTTTTATCCAGTCCTAAAAACTTAAAAACAATTACTCCTGATTACATGAGTTTTAAAATTTTATCAGGAGCGGAAAAACCAATGTATCCCGGACAAATCATACAGTATATCGTAACTCCTGTTTTGGGAATAAAAACTAAATGGGTAACGGAGATTACTCACGTTATGGATAAAAAATACTTTGTTGATGAACAACGTTATGGACCTTATGCTTTATGGCATCATAAACATTTTATACATCCAATTAAAGGTGGTGTAGAAATGGAAGATATTATTGACTACAAAATTCCTTTAGGATTTCTTGGAAGACTAGCACATCCATTACTAGTAAAACCTAAACTGGACGAGATATTTGAATACAGACAGAAAAAATTAATCGAACTATTTGGAGAATTTAATGGATAA
- a CDS encoding TspO/MBR family protein, whose product MNKLKYIFLFLVINFGTLWVGSLLMGVGPRDDWYVSLNKAPWTPPGWVFGAAWTLIMVCFSIYLGYLFNKSNTKETQITYLIQLVLNISWNFIFFNQKLVILGVLVLFLLIVSLLYFFFNLSNDIKKARLLLLPYIIWLCIATSLNLYILIHN is encoded by the coding sequence ATGAACAAATTAAAATACATCTTTCTGTTTTTAGTTATTAATTTCGGTACCTTATGGGTTGGTAGCTTATTAATGGGAGTTGGACCAAGAGATGATTGGTATGTATCATTAAATAAAGCTCCATGGACACCACCTGGGTGGGTTTTTGGTGCAGCATGGACATTGATAATGGTTTGCTTCTCGATTTACCTAGGATACTTATTTAATAAATCAAACACTAAAGAAACACAAATCACCTATTTAATACAGCTTGTATTAAACATTAGCTGGAACTTTATATTTTTCAATCAGAAATTAGTGATTTTAGGAGTGTTAGTTTTATTTCTTTTGATCGTTTCATTATTATATTTCTTTTTCAATTTGAGTAATGACATTAAAAAGGCCAGACTTTTACTACTACCATATATTATTTGGCTTTGTATTGCCACTTCACTGAATTTATATATTCTAATCCATAATTAA
- a CDS encoding glutathione peroxidase has product MSFYQIKINNLQGKELNLSEFEGKKILFVNVASKCGLTPQYRELQELQDEYYNTLVVIGVPCNQFGGQEPGNSDEIQEFCSINYGVSFPITEKIKVKGSEKHPLYSYLTDKKLNGKKNSSVKWNFQKYLVDENGNLIDYWYSITKPKSKKITKHLTS; this is encoded by the coding sequence ATGTCTTTCTACCAAATAAAAATAAACAACCTTCAGGGTAAAGAATTAAATCTTTCTGAATTTGAGGGGAAGAAAATTTTATTCGTAAATGTAGCTTCTAAATGCGGATTAACCCCTCAATATCGAGAGCTTCAGGAGCTTCAGGATGAATATTACAATACTCTAGTAGTTATTGGTGTTCCTTGTAATCAATTTGGTGGACAAGAACCAGGTAATTCTGACGAAATCCAAGAATTTTGTTCGATTAACTACGGTGTTTCATTCCCTATTACAGAAAAAATTAAAGTAAAGGGAAGCGAGAAACACCCTCTTTATTCTTATTTAACAGACAAAAAACTGAACGGAAAAAAGAATTCGTCCGTGAAGTGGAATTTTCAAAAATATTTAGTTGATGAGAACGGTAATTTAATTGACTATTGGTATTCGATAACGAAACCAAAAAGCAAAAAAATAACCAAACATTTAACCTCATGA
- a CDS encoding phytase: MNKTYAIVSRKEGPNSDYLYQYELVSDSGEITSKLVRKYGNFSGKIEIKAIVVDNELGFIYSYDEQHYIRKYYAKPQKENEEVACFAQDKFKPDIEGIAIAKTGKNSGYIIVSDQQRGTFNIFDRESDRFIKAENLTTLETDGCDVTTISLNSKFSSGLFVAMNDEKNFFFYDFDKLLNQE, encoded by the coding sequence TTGAACAAAACATACGCCATAGTAAGCAGAAAAGAAGGACCTAATTCAGATTATTTATACCAATATGAGTTGGTATCTGATTCTGGTGAAATTACATCAAAACTTGTAAGGAAATACGGGAATTTTAGTGGTAAAATAGAAATTAAAGCGATTGTCGTTGATAATGAACTTGGCTTTATTTATTCTTATGATGAACAACATTACATCAGAAAATATTATGCTAAACCACAAAAAGAAAATGAAGAAGTTGCATGTTTTGCTCAGGATAAATTCAAACCTGACATTGAAGGAATTGCCATTGCAAAAACTGGAAAAAATTCAGGTTATATAATTGTCTCTGACCAGCAAAGAGGAACATTCAATATTTTCGACAGAGAGTCAGATAGGTTTATAAAAGCAGAAAATCTTACCACACTTGAAACTGATGGATGTGATGTTACTACAATTTCATTAAACTCAAAATTCTCTAGTGGACTTTTCGTAGCAATGAATGACGAAAAAAACTTTTTCTTTTATGATTTTGACAAGCTGTTAAACCAAGAGTAA
- a CDS encoding helix-turn-helix transcriptional regulator — protein sequence MLLRLNLTSKEIAEILNVTPDSVRVARYRLRKKLPISPKEDLVNFMLHQ from the coding sequence ATGCTTTTAAGACTGAATTTAACATCGAAAGAAATTGCCGAAATTTTAAATGTTACTCCAGACAGTGTTCGTGTAGCTCGCTATCGATTACGAAAGAAATTACCCATTTCTCCGAAAGAAGACTTGGTAAATTTCATGTTACATCAATAA
- a CDS encoding peroxiredoxin-like family protein encodes MADLQKSLDKLKERIESNMPKEAVAVMHQATKELQESGISNEILKTGSKAPEFSLQNQNGDAIKSADLLKSGPLIITFYRGVWCPYCNKDLSYLNKFTKTFEEKGATTISISPQLPEFNKQIVEQQHLSYDLLSDFQNNVAASFGLKWTMKDPLKSLYNSFGINLSKYNGDKSWTLPIPARFIINQDGKIVYSEFSIDYTQRPNPDVLLEYL; translated from the coding sequence ATGGCAGATTTACAAAAAAGTTTAGACAAACTTAAAGAGCGAATTGAAAGTAACATGCCGAAGGAAGCTGTTGCTGTAATGCATCAAGCCACAAAAGAGTTACAAGAAAGTGGTATTTCAAACGAAATTCTAAAAACTGGTAGCAAAGCTCCAGAATTTAGTTTACAAAACCAGAATGGTGATGCTATCAAAAGCGCTGACTTATTAAAAAGTGGCCCTTTAATAATTACATTTTATAGAGGTGTTTGGTGCCCATACTGTAACAAAGATCTCTCTTACTTAAATAAGTTTACAAAAACATTTGAAGAAAAAGGCGCTACAACAATCAGTATCTCACCTCAACTACCAGAATTCAACAAACAAATTGTAGAACAACAACACTTGAGTTATGACTTACTTAGTGATTTTCAAAATAATGTTGCCGCCTCTTTTGGTTTGAAATGGACCATGAAAGACCCATTAAAATCACTTTACAATTCTTTTGGCATTAATTTATCAAAATATAATGGTGACAAAAGTTGGACATTACCAATACCAGCTAGATTTATTATTAATCAGGATGGAAAAATAGTTTACTCCGAATTTTCAATAGACTATACCCAACGTCCAAATCCAGATGTTTTATTAGAATACTTATAG
- a CDS encoding NAD(P)H-dependent oxidoreductase — protein sequence MKKIFIINGHEEYEFSKGELNKSLVERLTYLVLGEGFEIKTTTMKDKYNIDEEIEKHQWADVIVLQMPVNWMATPWSLKKYQDYVYSFGMDGRLCAGDGRTRQDTTKQYGSGGTLNGKKYMLSLTFNAPKEAFENRDQVFFEGKSVDDLFLPTHLNFKFFGMDKLPTFAAYDVMKNPDIENDFVKFEEHIKANILNN from the coding sequence ATGAAGAAAATATTTATAATCAACGGACATGAAGAATATGAATTCTCAAAAGGGGAATTAAATAAAAGCTTAGTGGAACGTTTAACTTATTTGGTTTTAGGAGAAGGATTTGAAATTAAGACTACAACTATGAAAGATAAATATAACATCGATGAAGAAATTGAAAAACATCAATGGGCTGATGTAATAGTGTTACAAATGCCAGTAAACTGGATGGCTACACCTTGGAGTTTAAAAAAATACCAAGACTATGTATATAGTTTTGGAATGGATGGCCGTCTTTGTGCTGGGGACGGAAGAACTCGACAAGATACTACTAAGCAATATGGATCAGGAGGAACCTTAAATGGCAAAAAATACATGCTTTCTTTAACATTTAATGCTCCAAAAGAAGCTTTTGAAAACAGAGATCAAGTATTTTTTGAAGGAAAAAGTGTTGACGATTTATTTCTACCAACTCATTTAAACTTCAAGTTTTTTGGAATGGATAAGCTACCTACATTTGCTGCATATGATGTTATGAAAAACCCAGACATTGAAAATGATTTCGTTAAATTTGAAGAACATATCAAGGCGAACATACTAAATAACTAG
- a CDS encoding winged helix-turn-helix transcriptional regulator encodes MSRKIIENPNSCSLVHTMNIIGNKWKPIILYLLGNGGLRFGKLLLFIPNISKKVLTQQLRELEEDGLLIRRKFAETPPRVEYSLSEKGVKLLPVLRELSNWAVNNYQDIEFETCKIL; translated from the coding sequence ATGTCTAGAAAAATTATAGAAAATCCAAATAGTTGTAGTTTAGTTCACACCATGAATATTATTGGGAATAAGTGGAAACCGATTATCCTATACCTCTTAGGAAATGGAGGTTTACGATTTGGTAAATTACTTTTGTTTATCCCAAATATTTCCAAGAAAGTATTAACACAGCAGCTTCGAGAATTAGAAGAGGATGGTTTGTTAATAAGGAGGAAATTTGCAGAAACTCCTCCAAGAGTAGAGTATTCTTTGTCTGAAAAAGGAGTAAAATTACTACCTGTTTTAAGAGAACTTAGTAATTGGGCGGTGAATAATTATCAGGATATAGAATTTGAAACATGTAAAATTTTATAA
- the trxB gene encoding thioredoxin-disulfide reductase — protein MSNTVERIKCLIIGSGPAGYTAAIYAARADMKPVMYTGIQMGGQLTTTTEVDNFPGYPNGTDGTAMMEDLKNQAERFGTEVRFGMVTKVDFSTEVGGIHKVVVDESTELEAETVIISTGATAKYLGLESEQRLIGGGVSACATCDGFFYKGQDVVVVGAGDTAAEEATYLANICSKVTMLVRKDYMRASKAMQHRVNKTENIEVLFNTEIDEVLGENVVEGVRMVNNQTGVKNDIPVTGVFIAIGHTPNTDLFKDVLTMDETGYLITNEKSTKTNIPGVFAAGDVQDKEYRQAVTAAGTGCMAALDAERYLGALE, from the coding sequence ATGTCAAATACTGTTGAAAGAATTAAATGTTTAATAATAGGATCTGGACCAGCTGGTTACACTGCGGCTATATATGCGGCTAGGGCAGATATGAAGCCCGTAATGTATACAGGAATACAAATGGGAGGTCAGTTAACGACGACTACGGAAGTTGATAATTTTCCAGGATATCCCAATGGAACCGATGGAACAGCAATGATGGAAGATTTGAAGAATCAGGCAGAACGTTTTGGAACTGAGGTACGTTTTGGAATGGTTACTAAAGTTGATTTTTCTACTGAAGTTGGAGGTATTCATAAAGTAGTAGTAGATGAAAGTACAGAATTAGAAGCTGAAACAGTAATTATTTCTACAGGAGCTACAGCAAAATATTTAGGATTAGAAAGTGAGCAACGTTTAATTGGTGGTGGTGTTTCTGCTTGCGCAACATGTGATGGATTCTTTTATAAAGGTCAAGATGTTGTTGTAGTAGGAGCAGGAGATACCGCAGCCGAGGAAGCAACTTATTTAGCAAATATTTGTAGTAAGGTTACTATGTTAGTTCGAAAAGATTATATGAGAGCTTCTAAAGCGATGCAACATAGAGTTAACAAAACTGAAAATATTGAAGTATTATTCAATACTGAAATCGACGAGGTTTTAGGGGAGAATGTTGTTGAAGGTGTTCGTATGGTAAACAATCAAACTGGTGTTAAAAATGATATTCCTGTAACAGGAGTATTTATCGCTATCGGTCATACTCCAAACACTGACTTATTTAAAGATGTTTTAACAATGGATGAAACTGGGTATTTAATCACTAATGAAAAATCAACTAAAACAAATATTCCAGGTGTTTTCGCGGCAGGAGATGTTCAGGACAAAGAGTATCGTCAGGCGGTAACTGCGGCAGGTACGGGTTGTATGGCAGCTTTAGATGCAGAACGTTATTTAGGAGCTTTAGAATAA
- a CDS encoding RNA polymerase sigma factor — translation MNTLSDSALMLKVKAGESQTLGLLYERYKKRLFGFFYQMCKDANLSEDLVQNVFIRVLKYKHTYNEESNFLSWLFRIARNVYYDQFKVNSNNRTTDLDEVNNLFIVGNVESDIEKNEKVSLLKEAMNQLPAKKKELIVLSKLKELKYKELGEIVGCSEGNARTRVHRALLDLKQIYLTLEKR, via the coding sequence TTGAATACACTATCAGATAGTGCCTTAATGTTAAAAGTTAAAGCTGGAGAAAGTCAGACATTGGGTTTACTTTACGAGCGATATAAGAAACGATTGTTTGGTTTTTTCTATCAAATGTGTAAAGATGCTAATTTGTCGGAAGATCTTGTTCAAAATGTATTCATAAGAGTTCTTAAATACAAACATACGTATAATGAAGAAAGTAATTTTTTGTCCTGGCTTTTTCGAATTGCTCGTAATGTTTATTACGATCAGTTTAAAGTAAACTCGAACAATAGAACAACTGATTTAGATGAGGTTAATAATCTCTTTATTGTTGGAAATGTGGAGAGTGATATCGAGAAAAACGAAAAGGTGTCATTATTAAAAGAGGCTATGAATCAACTTCCAGCAAAAAAGAAAGAATTGATTGTACTGAGTAAATTAAAAGAACTAAAGTATAAAGAATTAGGTGAGATAGTTGGCTGTTCAGAAGGAAATGCAAGAACAAGAGTACATAGAGCATTACTTGATTTGAAGCAAATTTATTTAACCTTAGAAAAAAGATAG
- a CDS encoding HEAT repeat domain-containing protein, translating to MKYLEFKELLTDYVLGNLSNSKNQELELFLKENPEYNTELEETSFFLESTHEEVPEPTAAMDIKFYTMLNSQKQKDEKVSFVKKLESLFLGNTFKKVAYSLFILAIGVFLGKGLSKDAGISSPNIEKVKEETETVRSQLVLTLLDQPSANKRLQAVSEVNKLNKVTETILQALFKTLNYDENVNVRLSAIEALGNYTEYPLVREGLIASILKQESPLVQIALADLMVLLQEKAAIKSFEKILYEEDTNESVKQKIEESIERII from the coding sequence ATGAAATATTTAGAGTTTAAAGAATTGCTTACGGATTATGTACTTGGGAATCTATCGAATAGTAAAAACCAAGAATTGGAACTTTTCTTAAAGGAAAACCCGGAGTATAATACAGAACTTGAAGAAACGAGTTTCTTTTTGGAGAGCACGCATGAAGAAGTTCCAGAACCAACAGCAGCAATGGATATTAAGTTTTACACGATGTTGAATTCGCAGAAACAGAAGGATGAGAAAGTTTCTTTCGTAAAAAAATTAGAATCGTTATTTCTCGGAAATACATTTAAGAAAGTTGCTTACTCATTATTCATACTAGCAATAGGAGTTTTCTTAGGAAAAGGATTGAGTAAAGATGCAGGTATTTCTAGTCCTAATATTGAAAAAGTTAAAGAGGAAACTGAAACTGTTCGATCTCAATTAGTTTTAACTTTGTTAGATCAGCCTTCAGCAAATAAGAGATTGCAAGCTGTAAGTGAAGTGAATAAACTAAATAAAGTAACAGAAACCATTTTACAAGCATTGTTTAAAACGTTGAATTACGACGAAAATGTAAATGTGAGACTTTCAGCAATTGAAGCGCTTGGTAATTATACAGAATACCCGCTTGTAAGAGAAGGTTTAATAGCATCTATTTTAAAACAAGAATCACCATTGGTTCAAATTGCATTAGCAGATTTAATGGTGTTACTACAAGAAAAAGCTGCAATAAAATCTTTCGAAAAGATTTTATACGAAGAAGACACAAATGAAAGTGTAAAACAAAAAATAGAAGAAAGTATTGAACGTATTATTTAA
- a CDS encoding DUF4097 family beta strand repeat-containing protein, producing MRSRILKIVVYSLMFFIVCKISAQETVNVPLSDPSKPGFLKVKILNGAIRVKGTNTKEVIVKAILRTEKKSYKKRRKSSKKLEGLKRISNEGLDFSVKEFNNAIDIDSDRNGITDFEIEIPRNFSLKLSTYNSGDIFVQNVNGQMDVSNANGKITLQDISGAVIADALNKDITVNFVKVDPDTPMAFSSLNGDIDITFPKSMKADVKIKSERGEIYTDFDLKMKKEKPNFTKSQYKNSGYRLKIEKWISGSINGGGQEIIFKNYNGDVIMRSK from the coding sequence ATGAGAAGTAGAATTTTAAAAATAGTAGTGTATAGTTTGATGTTTTTTATCGTATGTAAAATATCAGCACAAGAAACAGTAAATGTTCCATTATCTGATCCATCAAAACCAGGTTTTTTGAAAGTTAAAATTTTGAATGGAGCAATTAGAGTAAAAGGAACAAATACGAAAGAGGTAATCGTAAAAGCGATTCTGAGAACTGAGAAAAAAAGCTATAAGAAAAGAAGAAAATCGAGTAAAAAATTGGAAGGCTTAAAACGTATTTCGAACGAAGGGTTAGATTTTAGTGTGAAAGAATTTAATAATGCAATAGATATCGATTCTGATAGAAATGGTATCACAGATTTTGAAATCGAAATTCCAAGAAACTTTTCCCTTAAATTATCAACGTATAATAGTGGTGATATTTTTGTCCAAAATGTAAATGGACAAATGGATGTTAGTAATGCCAATGGAAAAATTACCTTACAAGATATCAGTGGAGCTGTCATCGCTGATGCGTTAAATAAAGATATTACGGTTAACTTTGTTAAAGTTGATCCTGATACTCCAATGGCATTTAGCAGTTTAAATGGGGATATTGATATTACTTTTCCAAAAAGCATGAAAGCAGATGTTAAGATTAAATCAGAACGAGGAGAAATTTACACTGATTTTGATTTAAAAATGAAGAAGGAAAAACCAAACTTTACTAAAAGTCAATATAAAAATAGTGGGTATCGTTTAAAGATTGAAAAATGGATTTCAGGATCTATAAATGGAGGAGGTCAAGAAATTATTTTTAAAAATTATAATGGAGATGTAATTATGAGATCAAAATAG
- a CDS encoding histidine decarboxylase, giving the protein MNRDNSLNDRLVNLLDKVKNARDAFLGYPVSKDFDYSPLYDFLKYPINNLGDPFEDSTYKVHTHEIEREVVDFFAKLFRANPKDYWGYVTNGGSESNLYGLYIAREMYPKAMVYYSESTHYSVKKNIHLLNIPSIVIRSQENGEIDYEDLEDTLRFNRHKPAIILATHGTTMKEAKDDVSTIKGILKKLAIQDHYIHCDGALSGTFGAFAEPRSPFDFLDGADSISISGHKFIGSPIPAGVIVTKRSLRDRVSKGISYIGSLDTTITGSRNGHSPLFLWHAIQKMGVKGLRARYEHSLEVASYCRQQLQNIGINAWSNPGSITVVFPKVTDDLKNKWQLATEDGITHIICMPNVTKDQIDLFIEDIKNEMETTPLEEELLYY; this is encoded by the coding sequence ATGAACAGAGATAATTCTTTAAATGATCGTTTAGTTAACTTATTAGATAAAGTTAAAAATGCCAGAGATGCTTTTTTAGGATACCCAGTATCTAAGGATTTTGATTACTCACCATTATATGATTTCCTAAAATACCCAATTAATAATTTAGGAGATCCGTTTGAAGATAGTACCTATAAAGTTCATACGCATGAGATTGAGCGGGAAGTTGTTGATTTTTTTGCCAAATTATTCAGAGCAAATCCAAAAGATTACTGGGGTTACGTCACAAATGGTGGATCCGAAAGTAATTTATATGGTTTATACATTGCTAGAGAAATGTATCCAAAGGCAATGGTGTATTATTCAGAATCTACACATTATAGTGTTAAGAAGAATATTCATTTATTAAATATTCCAAGTATTGTAATTCGATCTCAGGAAAATGGTGAAATTGACTATGAAGATTTAGAGGATACTTTGCGTTTTAACAGACATAAGCCAGCTATTATTTTAGCAACTCATGGAACAACCATGAAAGAAGCTAAAGATGATGTTTCTACAATTAAAGGAATCTTAAAAAAACTCGCAATTCAAGATCATTATATACATTGTGATGGTGCATTGTCTGGAACATTTGGTGCGTTTGCAGAACCTCGTAGTCCGTTTGATTTTTTAGATGGTGCGGATAGTATTTCAATAAGTGGACATAAATTTATTGGTTCACCGATTCCGGCTGGAGTAATTGTTACCAAGCGTTCATTACGTGATCGAGTATCAAAAGGGATTTCTTATATCGGTTCGTTGGATACAACAATTACCGGATCAAGAAATGGTCATAGTCCATTATTCTTATGGCATGCTATTCAAAAAATGGGAGTTAAAGGATTAAGAGCTCGTTATGAACATAGTTTAGAAGTTGCAAGTTATTGTAGACAACAATTACAAAACATAGGAATAAATGCATGGAGTAATCCAGGTTCCATAACTGTTGTTTTTCCAAAAGTAACAGACGATTTAAAGAACAAATGGCAATTGGCAACTGAAGATGGAATTACACATATCATTTGTATGCCTAATGTTACTAAAGATCAAATTGATCTATTCATTGAAGATATAAAAAATGAAATGGAAACAACTCCATTGGAAGAAGAGTTACTTTATTACTAG
- a CDS encoding Lrp/AsnC family transcriptional regulator gives MDAVDKKIMFELQQNAKQNTKEIATKVGLSVTPTYERIKRLENNGVIKKYVALVDREVIGIQIIAYCQITLFKHQKTLIDEFKQKMFDLVEVMECHHVSGNFDFLIKVAVNDMNSFQVFINEKLSVVEGISTIHSSFVLDSFKESTVYHLSV, from the coding sequence ATGGATGCAGTTGACAAAAAAATAATGTTCGAGTTACAGCAAAACGCTAAGCAAAACACTAAAGAAATAGCTACAAAGGTTGGATTATCGGTGACTCCAACGTATGAAAGAATTAAAAGATTAGAGAATAATGGTGTTATTAAAAAGTATGTCGCTTTAGTAGATCGTGAGGTAATTGGGATACAGATTATAGCTTATTGTCAAATTACATTATTCAAACATCAAAAGACTTTGATAGATGAATTTAAACAAAAAATGTTTGATTTAGTAGAGGTTATGGAATGTCATCATGTTTCTGGAAATTTCGATTTTTTAATCAAAGTAGCAGTAAATGACATGAATAGTTTTCAGGTTTTTATAAATGAAAAGCTTTCGGTTGTTGAGGGAATTTCTACAATTCATAGTTCTTTTGTTTTGGATTCTTTCAAGGAGTCTACAGTTTACCATTTATCAGTATGA